In Leuconostoc kimchii IMSNU 11154, one genomic interval encodes:
- a CDS encoding recombinase family protein, with translation MKYGYARVSTEGQHLETQIEALKQSGIEKIYTEKYTGTTTNRPVFDKLLKDLRAKDVLVVTKLDRFARNTHEALEVMQTLFDRHVAIHILNLGLIDESPTGKLIFTIFSAFAQFERDLIVTRTQEGKAYARMHNPNFKEGRREQYTDTEIINAYNMHCQDITYKRVSAQTGISISTLKRRIKKLDLKNNSRVIQNKKL, from the coding sequence ATGAAATACGGATACGCTCGTGTGAGCACAGAGGGACAACACTTAGAAACCCAAATTGAAGCATTAAAACAATCAGGTATTGAAAAAATTTATACAGAAAAATATACTGGCACAACAACTAATCGACCAGTATTTGATAAATTATTAAAAGATCTTCGAGCAAAAGATGTATTGGTCGTAACTAAATTAGATCGTTTTGCTAGGAATACGCATGAAGCTCTTGAAGTTATGCAAACCTTATTTGATCGTCATGTTGCTATTCACATCTTGAATTTAGGTCTAATCGATGAAAGTCCCACTGGTAAGTTAATTTTTACAATATTTTCTGCGTTTGCGCAATTCGAACGCGATCTTATTGTCACCAGAACCCAGGAGGGCAAAGCCTATGCTCGTATGCATAATCCTAACTTTAAGGAAGGTAGAAGAGAACAATATACTGACACAGAAATCATCAACGCTTACAATATGCACTGCCAAGATATCACATATAAACGAGTATCTGCGCAAACAGGCATTAGTATTTCAACGCTAAAGCGACGCATTAAAAAGCTTGACCTTAAAAATAATTCACGAGTGATACAAAATAAAAAACTATGA